Proteins from a single region of Nodularia sp. LEGE 06071:
- a CDS encoding pantothenate kinase: MKTVKPPKHRENLWLALEIGNSRLHWALFTGDTLQHTWDTEHFSESLAHQLAQCQTLADLPPEIFPPREVGAKNSPHPPIFLASVVPQQTALWQTHPHVRVITLDQIPLLNMYPTLGIDRALALWGAGKTWDFPMLVIDAGTALTFTGADANETLVGGAIMPGLGLQFRTLGEKTGQLPQLETEIISLPPRFAMNTPEAIQSGIIYTLLAGIKDFITAWGQLFPDGKIVLKGGDRILLLNYLQYQFPEIAAHLIVEPNLTFWGIREITRDF, from the coding sequence ATTAAAACTGTGAAACCACCCAAACACAGAGAAAATCTTTGGTTAGCTTTGGAAATTGGCAATTCGCGGTTGCACTGGGCTTTATTTACAGGTGACACCCTCCAGCACACTTGGGATACCGAGCATTTTTCAGAGTCACTAGCACATCAACTAGCTCAATGTCAAACACTTGCTGATTTACCACCAGAAATTTTTCCTCCCAGGGAAGTAGGAGCAAAAAATTCGCCTCATCCCCCTATCTTTTTAGCCTCTGTTGTTCCCCAGCAAACAGCACTTTGGCAAACTCACCCTCATGTGCGCGTGATTACCTTAGACCAAATCCCCCTATTAAATATGTATCCCACCTTGGGAATTGACCGGGCGCTGGCTTTGTGGGGGGCTGGAAAAACTTGGGATTTTCCGATGCTGGTAATTGATGCTGGAACTGCACTAACTTTTACGGGTGCGGATGCTAACGAGACTTTGGTGGGAGGCGCAATTATGCCAGGACTGGGTTTACAATTTAGGACTTTGGGTGAAAAAACCGGACAATTACCACAGTTAGAAACAGAAATTATCTCTTTACCTCCACGTTTTGCCATGAATACACCAGAGGCCATTCAAAGTGGAATTATTTACACTTTATTAGCTGGAATTAAAGATTTTATTACAGCCTGGGGGCAGTTATTTCCTGACGGCAAAATTGTTCTTAAAGGTGGCGATCGCATCTTACTGCTAAACTATCTCCAATATCAGTTCCCAGAAATTGCCGCGCATTTAATTGTGGAACCAAATTTAACCTTTTGGGGAATACGAGAAATAACCAGAGACTTTTAA
- a CDS encoding alpha/beta fold hydrolase, with the protein MSTLFRNSRRKLSQGLLFWREAGQGTPVIFLHGAWNDSSQWVSVIESLSQNFHCLSPDLLGFGESENPHVHHSIDLQVECIAEFIQAVRLKKVYLVGYSLGGWIAASYALKYPEQVCGLVLLAPEGVGIERQEKYSRQMRKLVSGPPILSQLLKLFRPLNKIWGLKEKIDQNFSLRQKLLKYPTACQLLFQRRELEIEAELLHKRLHLMEVPVLILQGGQDLLDAVVKSQTYTQLLPKVELQIIAHAGNDLPGSCPGILARDIQNFIQAN; encoded by the coding sequence ATGAGTACCCTATTCCGTAACTCCCGAAGGAAACTTTCTCAAGGGCTACTATTCTGGCGCGAAGCTGGTCAAGGTACTCCGGTAATTTTTTTACATGGTGCTTGGAACGATAGCAGTCAATGGGTATCAGTAATTGAGTCATTATCTCAGAATTTCCATTGCCTGTCACCAGATTTGTTAGGGTTTGGTGAGTCAGAAAATCCTCATGTTCATCACTCAATTGATTTACAGGTGGAGTGTATTGCTGAATTTATTCAAGCTGTGAGATTAAAAAAGGTATACTTAGTCGGCTATTCTCTGGGCGGTTGGATTGCTGCTAGCTATGCTTTAAAGTATCCAGAGCAAGTTTGTGGTTTAGTATTACTAGCGCCAGAAGGTGTAGGCATAGAAAGACAAGAAAAATATTCGCGTCAAATGCGAAAATTAGTCAGTGGTCCACCAATATTATCGCAACTATTAAAATTGTTTCGACCTTTAAATAAAATTTGGGGGTTGAAAGAAAAAATTGATCAGAATTTTAGTCTGCGTCAGAAGTTGTTAAAATATCCCACGGCTTGTCAGTTATTATTCCAACGGCGTGAGTTAGAAATTGAAGCAGAATTGCTGCATAAAAGATTGCATTTGATGGAAGTTCCAGTTTTAATTTTGCAAGGCGGTCAAGATTTACTAGATGCTGTAGTTAAAAGTCAAACTTACACTCAACTGCTTCCTAAAGTGGAGTTGCAAATAATTGCTCACGCTGGAAATGATTTACCTGGTTCTTGTCCTGGGATTTTAGCTAGAGATATTCAGAATTTTATCCAGGCTAATTAA
- a CDS encoding NUDIX hydrolase, which translates to MFLLFFATVVQSTRNLWRVGQTVLGMIFRHPITGASIIPILPDGRIVLIKRRDDGCWALPGGMVDWGEDIPKTVNRELIEETGLELVKITRLVGVYSAPDRDPRIHSICVVVEAKVQGKMEIQDSLEVMDIQAFTTDSLPPGKMSHDHTRQLKDYLNGLTTLA; encoded by the coding sequence ATGTTCTTGCTTTTTTTTGCCACAGTTGTCCAGTCCACACGTAATTTATGGCGTGTAGGACAAACGGTACTGGGTATGATCTTCCGTCATCCCATTACTGGCGCTAGTATCATTCCGATATTACCAGATGGTCGAATTGTCCTGATTAAGCGGCGCGATGATGGCTGTTGGGCATTACCTGGAGGTATGGTGGACTGGGGAGAGGACATTCCTAAAACAGTCAACCGAGAATTGATAGAAGAAACTGGACTAGAGTTGGTGAAAATTACCCGTTTAGTAGGAGTTTACTCAGCACCTGACCGAGATCCTCGCATTCATTCAATTTGTGTTGTGGTTGAAGCTAAAGTTCAAGGTAAAATGGAGATCCAAGATAGTTTGGAGGTTATGGACATCCAGGCTTTTACTACCGATTCTTTACCTCCAGGAAAAATGTCTCATGACCACACTCGGCAGTTAAAAGACTACTTGAATGGGTTGACAACACTGGCGTAA
- the argH gene encoding argininosuccinate lyase: protein MTKEQTWSQRFESALHPAIARFNASIGFDIELIEYDLTGSQAHAKMLAHTGIISLAEGEELVAGLEQIRQEYRQGKFQPGIDAEDVHFAVERRLTEIVGDVGKKLHTARSRNDQVGTDTRLYLRDQIQEIRSHLREFQGVLLDIAEQHVETLIPGYTHLQRAQPLSLAHHLMAYFQMAQRDWERLEDVARRVNISPLGCGALAGTTFPIDRHYTAELLHFESIYANSLDGVSDRDFAIEFICAASLIMVHLSRLSEEIILWSSEEFRFITLKDSCATGSSIMPQKKNPDVPELVRGKTGRVFGHLQGMLVIMKGLPLAYNKDLQEDKEGLFDSVNTIKASLEAMTILLREGLEFRTQRLAAAVAEDFSNATDVADYLAARGVPFREAYNLVGKVVKTSIAAGKLLKDLTLEEWQQLHPAFAADIYEAISPRQVVAARNSYGGTGFTQVNQAIATARAQIDQSIQ from the coding sequence ATGACCAAAGAACAAACGTGGAGTCAGCGATTTGAGTCAGCATTGCATCCTGCGATCGCTCGTTTTAATGCCAGTATAGGTTTCGATATTGAATTAATCGAATATGACCTGACTGGTTCTCAAGCTCATGCCAAAATGTTGGCTCACACAGGCATTATTTCCCTAGCCGAGGGTGAAGAATTGGTGGCGGGTTTAGAACAAATTCGCCAAGAATACCGCCAGGGCAAATTTCAGCCGGGGATTGATGCGGAGGATGTCCATTTTGCTGTGGAACGGCGATTGACAGAAATTGTGGGTGATGTGGGTAAAAAGCTGCATACCGCGCGATCGCGTAATGACCAAGTTGGGACTGACACCAGACTTTATCTCCGCGACCAAATCCAAGAAATTCGGAGCCACTTACGGGAATTTCAAGGTGTATTGTTAGATATAGCGGAACAGCACGTTGAAACTTTAATTCCTGGCTATACTCACCTCCAACGCGCCCAACCCCTGAGTTTAGCTCATCACCTCATGGCATATTTCCAAATGGCACAACGGGACTGGGAACGCCTGGAGGATGTTGCCCGCCGAGTCAATATTTCGCCTCTGGGGTGTGGTGCATTGGCAGGAACGACTTTCCCCATTGACAGACATTACACCGCCGAACTCTTGCATTTTGAGAGTATTTATGCTAACAGCTTGGATGGAGTAAGCGATCGCGACTTTGCCATTGAATTTATCTGTGCGGCTAGCTTAATCATGGTTCACCTCAGCCGTCTTTCCGAGGAAATTATTCTCTGGTCATCGGAAGAATTTCGTTTTATCACCCTCAAAGATAGCTGTGCCACTGGTTCCAGCATTATGCCCCAAAAGAAAAACCCCGACGTACCAGAATTAGTCCGAGGAAAAACCGGGCGGGTATTTGGTCATCTCCAAGGAATGCTGGTAATTATGAAAGGGCTACCCCTGGCATATAACAAAGACCTCCAAGAAGACAAAGAAGGTTTATTTGACAGCGTTAACACCATCAAAGCGTCTCTAGAAGCAATGACAATATTGTTACGGGAAGGCTTAGAATTTCGTACCCAGCGTTTAGCAGCAGCCGTAGCTGAAGATTTTTCCAATGCCACCGATGTAGCCGATTATCTAGCCGCCAGGGGTGTCCCTTTCCGGGAAGCCTATAATCTCGTGGGTAAAGTAGTAAAAACCAGTATTGCCGCAGGTAAACTGTTAAAAGATTTAACCTTAGAAGAGTGGCAACAATTACATCCAGCATTTGCCGCAGATATTTATGAAGCAATATCGCCCCGTCAAGTTGTCGCAGCACGCAACAGTTACGGTGGTACAGGTTTTACACAGGTCAATCAGGCAATTGCTACAGCCCGCGCTCAAATTGATCAATCGATTCAATAG
- the larB gene encoding nickel pincer cofactor biosynthesis protein LarB, whose protein sequence is MTQPETLRSLLEAVANGKVTPDMALDSLKDLAYEPVGEFAKIDHHRELRTGFPEVIWGPGKTPEQIAQIMEVMRLRNSVVMATRIEPAVYTALQLKITDLHYYELARICAIIPPTLEPKMEGLIGILSAGTADLAVAEEAAVTAELSGFRVQRLWDVGVAGIHRLLSNRDLISSSSVLIVVAGMEGALPSVVAGLADCPVIAVPTSIGYGASFGGLAPLLTMLNSCAAGVGVVNIDNGFGAAVLAGQILRTAEKLRIASSGS, encoded by the coding sequence GTGACTCAACCTGAAACTTTGCGATCGCTCCTCGAAGCCGTTGCCAATGGTAAAGTTACCCCAGATATGGCCTTAGACTCATTAAAAGACTTAGCCTATGAACCTGTGGGGGAGTTTGCCAAAATTGACCACCATCGTGAACTCAGAACTGGTTTTCCGGAAGTAATTTGGGGGCCTGGTAAAACCCCCGAACAGATTGCTCAAATTATGGAGGTGATGCGCCTGCGTAATTCGGTGGTGATGGCTACCCGCATTGAACCAGCCGTTTATACTGCACTGCAACTCAAGATTACAGATTTGCATTATTACGAATTGGCGCGCATTTGTGCGATTATTCCCCCTACCCTCGAACCCAAGATGGAGGGGTTAATTGGGATTCTCTCTGCCGGCACTGCTGATCTAGCTGTAGCTGAAGAGGCCGCTGTGACAGCAGAACTTTCTGGCTTTCGTGTACAGCGTCTTTGGGATGTGGGTGTTGCTGGGATTCACCGCTTGCTCAGTAATCGCGATCTGATTTCATCATCATCAGTTCTGATTGTTGTGGCAGGAATGGAAGGCGCTTTACCCAGCGTTGTGGCAGGTTTGGCAGATTGTCCGGTGATTGCTGTTCCCACCAGCATCGGTTATGGCGCGAGTTTTGGCGGTTTAGCCCCCCTGTTGACAATGCTCAACTCTTGTGCGGCTGGGGTGGGTGTGGTGAATATTGATAATGGGTTTGGTGCGGCTGTTTTAGCTGGGCAAATTTTGCGAACAGCCGAGAAATTACGGATAGCATCTTCTGGATCTTGA
- a CDS encoding ABC transporter substrate-binding protein, which yields MILHKKISNQAKRSWLLISLIAFTAMTIAACNPSNFKSTAAQVPQLVNSILSDPQTFNYPLNQDASTSSLLGLTYEGLTTQNPITGEIEPNLAESWETADDNLGFIFTLREGLKWSDGKPLTVDDVVFTYNDIYLNEEIPTDTRDVLRIGESRALPNVKKIDNRRVEFTTPEPFAPFLGILGIPILPAHVLAESIKTKDQEGKPIFLSKWGVDTPVEQIIVNGPYKLERYDTSQRVILQRNPYYWRKGTQGESQPYIERIVWSIVESTDTSLLQFRSGSLDSVSVTPDYFSLLKKQEKQGNFTIYNGGPATGTSFVLFNLNKGIRDGKPLVDPIKSRWFNTVEFRQAVAYAIDRQTMINNTFRGLGQTQDSPLTIQSPFYLAPEEGLKTYDYNPEKAKELLKKAGFKYNAQGQLLDAQGNRVRFTLLTNAGNRIREAMGAQISQDLGKIGMQVDFTPLAWNTYTDKLANTLDWDASLLGLSGGLEPNNGANVWNPEGGLHMFNQKPQAGQKPIEGWEVAPWEARIGDLYIQAARELDAAKRKAIYAETQKITQENLPFIYLVNPYSLSAVRNKFENIKFSALGGAFWNIHEINIIE from the coding sequence ATGATATTACATAAAAAAATCTCTAATCAAGCAAAACGTTCTTGGTTGCTCATCAGTCTAATTGCGTTTACAGCCATGACAATTGCCGCTTGTAACCCATCTAATTTTAAAAGTACAGCGGCTCAAGTACCACAGTTAGTAAACAGTATTCTGAGTGACCCCCAAACCTTTAACTATCCTCTCAATCAAGATGCATCAACATCAAGTCTGCTGGGATTGACTTACGAGGGTTTAACCACCCAAAACCCGATAACTGGTGAAATAGAGCCAAACTTAGCAGAATCATGGGAAACTGCCGATGATAACTTGGGATTTATCTTTACCCTCCGAGAAGGTTTGAAATGGTCTGATGGTAAACCATTAACAGTAGATGATGTAGTTTTTACTTACAACGACATTTACCTGAATGAAGAAATTCCCACAGATACGAGAGATGTTTTGCGGATTGGTGAAAGTCGGGCATTACCTAATGTCAAAAAAATCGATAATCGGCGGGTTGAATTCACAACTCCTGAACCATTTGCACCATTTTTAGGAATTTTAGGAATACCAATTTTACCTGCCCATGTCCTAGCAGAATCTATCAAGACAAAAGACCAAGAAGGTAAGCCCATATTTCTGTCAAAATGGGGCGTTGATACTCCTGTAGAGCAAATTATTGTTAATGGCCCTTATAAGTTAGAGCGTTATGACACAAGTCAACGTGTAATTCTCCAGCGCAACCCCTACTATTGGCGTAAAGGGACACAAGGAGAATCTCAACCTTATATTGAAAGGATAGTATGGTCAATTGTAGAATCCACAGATACTTCATTGCTGCAATTTCGTTCTGGTAGTTTAGATTCTGTGTCAGTCACACCAGATTATTTTTCGCTGCTAAAAAAGCAAGAAAAACAGGGTAATTTCACAATCTACAACGGCGGACCAGCGACTGGAACATCATTTGTTTTATTTAATCTCAACAAAGGTATAAGAGATGGTAAACCGTTAGTAGATCCGATAAAATCACGTTGGTTCAATACAGTTGAATTTCGGCAGGCTGTAGCTTATGCTATTGACCGCCAAACCATGATTAATAATACTTTTCGCGGCTTGGGTCAAACTCAAGATTCGCCACTTACTATCCAAAGTCCCTTTTATCTTGCACCTGAAGAAGGACTAAAAACCTACGATTACAATCCAGAAAAAGCGAAAGAATTGCTCAAAAAAGCTGGATTCAAATATAATGCCCAAGGGCAACTATTAGATGCCCAAGGTAACCGCGTTCGCTTCACTTTACTGACGAATGCCGGCAACAGAATCCGTGAAGCAATGGGAGCGCAAATTAGCCAAGATTTAGGCAAAATTGGGATGCAAGTCGATTTCACGCCTTTGGCATGGAATACTTACACAGATAAGCTAGCCAATACTCTTGACTGGGATGCTTCTTTACTCGGATTAAGTGGTGGTTTAGAACCGAATAATGGGGCTAACGTCTGGAACCCTGAAGGTGGATTACATATGTTTAATCAAAAACCCCAAGCGGGACAAAAGCCCATAGAAGGCTGGGAAGTTGCTCCTTGGGAGGCTAGAATTGGTGACCTTTACATTCAAGCCGCCAGGGAATTAGACGCAGCCAAGCGAAAAGCAATTTATGCGGAAACTCAGAAGATTACCCAGGAAAATTTACCGTTTATTTACTTGGTTAATCCCTATTCGTTGTCAGCAGTGCGGAATAAATTTGAGAATATCAAATTCTCAGCTTTGGGAGGCGCATTCTGGAACATTCATGAAATCAACATTATCGAGTAG
- the ispF gene encoding 2-C-methyl-D-erythritol 2,4-cyclodiphosphate synthase encodes MTKIRIGNGYDIHKLVSDRPLILGGIQIPHELGLLGHSDADVLTHAIMDAMLGALSLGDIGHYFPPTDPQWAGADSLVLLTQVHQLIKDQGWQIGNIDTVVVAERPKLKPHIEKMRDQLATVLQLAPNQIGIKATTNEKLGPVGREEGICAYAVILLVASD; translated from the coding sequence ATGACTAAAATCCGGATTGGTAACGGCTACGATATCCACAAATTAGTAAGCGATCGCCCTTTAATTTTAGGAGGAATCCAAATTCCTCATGAATTGGGCTTATTGGGGCATAGTGACGCTGATGTACTCACCCACGCCATTATGGATGCCATGTTAGGGGCATTATCCCTGGGGGATATTGGTCATTATTTTCCCCCTACTGATCCTCAATGGGCAGGGGCTGATAGCTTAGTGCTATTAACTCAAGTACATCAGCTGATTAAGGATCAAGGTTGGCAGATAGGCAATATTGACACAGTAGTAGTAGCAGAACGTCCCAAATTGAAACCGCATATTGAAAAAATGCGTGATCAGTTAGCGACTGTTTTACAATTAGCACCAAATCAAATTGGGATCAAAGCTACCACTAACGAAAAATTAGGCCCTGTTGGCAGAGAAGAAGGTATATGTGCTTATGCCGTGATTTTATTAGTAGCTAGTGATTAG
- the trmD gene encoding tRNA (guanosine(37)-N1)-methyltransferase TrmD encodes MRFDIVTLFPDCFTSVLSSGLLAKALAKQIAQVNLVNPRDFTTDKHHKADDEPYGGGVGMLMKPEPIFLAVESLPTLPRREIILMSPQGQTINQPLLKELATNYDQLVVICGHYEGVDERVLHLVTREVSLGDFILTGGEIPSMALLNGVVRLLPGTVGKVESLKAESFEEEGLLDYPQYTRPANFRGWKVPDVLLSGNHAEIARWRYEQQIQRTGDRRPDLLKKWQEEKGVGSGE; translated from the coding sequence GTGCGCTTTGATATAGTTACACTTTTTCCTGACTGTTTTACCTCAGTTTTAAGTTCCGGGCTGCTGGCTAAAGCCTTAGCAAAACAGATAGCCCAAGTAAATCTGGTTAATCCCAGAGATTTTACCACTGATAAGCATCATAAGGCTGATGATGAACCTTATGGTGGTGGAGTGGGGATGCTGATGAAGCCAGAACCGATCTTTCTTGCTGTGGAGTCGTTGCCAACTCTACCCCGCAGAGAGATTATTTTAATGAGTCCCCAAGGTCAAACCATAAATCAACCCTTGTTGAAAGAATTGGCTACAAATTATGACCAGCTAGTAGTGATCTGCGGCCATTACGAAGGGGTAGATGAGCGGGTGCTGCATTTAGTGACTCGTGAGGTGTCTTTAGGCGATTTTATTCTGACTGGGGGAGAAATTCCCTCTATGGCATTACTTAATGGTGTAGTGAGGCTTCTACCAGGCACTGTGGGCAAAGTGGAATCCCTGAAAGCAGAAAGTTTTGAGGAGGAGGGGTTGTTGGATTATCCCCAGTACACTCGCCCAGCTAATTTTCGCGGCTGGAAAGTTCCTGATGTCTTGCTATCTGGGAATCATGCCGAAATTGCCCGATGGCGATATGAACAACAAATTCAAAGAACAGGCGATCGCCGCCCCGATTTGCTGAAAAAATGGCAAGAAGAGAAGGGAGTGGGGAGTGGGGAGTAG
- a CDS encoding cyanophycinase, whose amino-acid sequence MPQLKAKSLEMRTPQATKTAVLVIGGAEDKVHGRDILRTFFGRAGASKAYITIIPSASREPAIIGGRYIRLFEEMGAEKVEILDIREREQCETAQVKESLEACSGVFLTGGDQLRLCGVLSDTPAMEIIRQRVRAGQLTLAGTSAGAAVMGHHMIAGGGSGETPNRSLVDMATGLGFIPEVIVDQHFHNRNRMGRLISAIAAHPDRLGIGIDEDTCAVFERDGWLQVVGKGSVTIVDPTEVTHTNEPHVGANEPLTVHNLRLHILSYGDRFHLYQRTVLPAVHRISS is encoded by the coding sequence ATGCCGCAATTAAAAGCTAAATCGCTGGAAATGAGGACACCCCAAGCAACTAAAACCGCCGTTCTGGTTATCGGAGGCGCAGAAGATAAAGTTCATGGACGCGATATCCTCAGAACTTTTTTTGGTCGTGCTGGTGCTAGTAAGGCCTATATTACAATTATTCCATCGGCTTCTCGTGAACCCGCTATCATCGGTGGTAGGTATATTCGCCTGTTTGAAGAAATGGGTGCTGAAAAAGTCGAGATTTTAGACATCCGCGAACGTGAACAGTGCGAAACAGCCCAAGTTAAAGAGTCCTTGGAAGCCTGTAGTGGGGTATTTCTCACCGGAGGCGACCAATTACGTCTTTGCGGCGTACTGTCAGATACCCCAGCGATGGAAATTATCCGACAACGAGTGCGAGCCGGACAACTGACCCTAGCAGGCACTAGTGCGGGGGCGGCTGTCATGGGACATCACATGATTGCTGGCGGTGGTAGTGGTGAAACTCCAAATCGTTCCTTGGTCGATATGGCAACTGGTTTGGGTTTTATCCCGGAAGTGATTGTAGACCAGCATTTTCACAATCGGAATCGCATGGGTCGCCTAATTAGTGCGATCGCAGCTCATCCTGACCGTCTAGGTATTGGCATTGATGAAGATACCTGTGCTGTATTTGAACGTGATGGTTGGCTACAAGTTGTGGGTAAAGGCAGTGTCACCATTGTCGATCCCACAGAAGTTACCCATACCAATGAACCTCATGTCGGCGCTAATGAACCTCTAACTGTGCATAATTTGCGCCTGCACATCCTCAGCTATGGCGATCGATTTCATTTGTATCAAAGGACTGTATTGCCAGCTGTGCATCGCATATCTAGCTGA